In a genomic window of Thermoanaerobaculales bacterium:
- a CDS encoding ABC transporter ATP-binding protein, producing the protein MAHETVLDVRDLTVEFPGADGGWRPALRGVSLAVAAGERVALVGESGSGKSVLALAALGLVSAPGRIAGGKVLVAGTDLSEATPERLRALRGGAIGLVFQEPAGAFNPVFTIGFQLAEAVRAHRRVGRANARAIARRLLERTALDDSAGAWRSHPHQLSGGQLQRAMIALALAGDPGLLIADEPTTALDLETQARILDLLRGLAEEGRALLLISHDLAVVAGLVDRVVVLFAGEVVEVAPAAELFARPLHPYTRWLLEVARELGGDRPEAGPGSGGAPPAAGCRFAHRCELVQPACRERRPALEPAGGARTVRCPVAGDAARAGRSLGGRGDG; encoded by the coding sequence ATGGCCCATGAGACCGTGCTCGACGTCCGCGACCTGACGGTCGAGTTCCCGGGTGCGGACGGCGGCTGGCGGCCGGCGCTGCGCGGCGTCTCGCTCGCGGTCGCGGCCGGGGAACGGGTGGCGCTGGTCGGCGAGTCGGGCAGCGGCAAGAGCGTGCTGGCGCTCGCCGCCCTTGGCCTGGTCTCGGCGCCGGGGCGGATCGCCGGGGGCAAGGTGCTGGTGGCCGGCACCGACCTCAGCGAGGCGACGCCGGAGCGGCTGCGCGCGCTGCGCGGCGGCGCGATCGGCCTCGTGTTTCAGGAGCCTGCCGGTGCCTTCAACCCGGTGTTCACGATCGGCTTCCAGCTCGCCGAGGCGGTGCGCGCCCACCGCCGGGTCGGCCGCGCCAACGCGCGCGCCATCGCCCGCCGGCTGCTCGAGAGGACAGCCCTCGACGACTCGGCCGGCGCCTGGCGGTCCCACCCGCACCAGCTGTCGGGGGGCCAGCTGCAGCGGGCGATGATCGCCCTCGCCCTCGCCGGCGATCCGGGGCTCCTGATCGCCGACGAGCCGACCACGGCCCTCGACCTGGAAACGCAGGCGCGGATCCTGGACCTGCTGCGCGGGCTCGCGGAGGAGGGCCGCGCGCTGCTCCTCATCAGCCACGACCTCGCGGTGGTCGCCGGTCTGGTCGACCGGGTGGTGGTGCTGTTCGCGGGCGAGGTCGTCGAGGTGGCGCCGGCTGCCGAGCTGTTCGCCCGGCCGCTCCACCCGTACACCCGCTGGCTGCTCGAGGTCGCGCGGGAGCTCGGTGGCGACCGTCCGGAGGCCGGGCCCGGCAGCGGCGGTGCTCCGCCGGCGGCGGGCTGCCGGTTCGCCCACCGCTGCGAGCTCGTCCAGCCCGCCTGTCGCGAGCGGCGGCCGGCGCTCGAGCCGGCCGGGGGGGCGCGCACCGTGCGCTGCCCGGTGGCCGGCGACGCGGCGCGGGCCGGCCGGTCCCTCGGGGGGCGCGGCGATGGCTGA
- a CDS encoding glycosyltransferase family 4 protein: protein MAERLSILIVATKSPWPPVDGGRVVVLNTVDALAAAGHLVTLVAPVDAAAGSAAVQAALGGRCRAELVPVRARAVPAAALSSVLRGRPLTVERHRLWEVEERVRRLLAAESFDVVQAEQVQAVAQAAPAGRAGVPLVYRAHNVESALWTYAAAFARPLAAMLLRLEARRLAAAERAAVRRADATIVLTELDAAPMRRAVGPGPRIERLPVPHAARLPAADAALAGRPAVVTLASPSWMPSRETALQVAAQWWPVVRRRLPGAILHCFGGVDGGPLEGVEWHGAPADSAAAFPRDAVLAIPARHPTGVPVKALEAWARGLPVVASSETAAALEATAGRELVVADGPEALAEGLERLVGDPALRARLVEGGRARLRSHHDPAIVAGRLAELYRSL, encoded by the coding sequence ATGGCGGAACGGCTGAGCATCCTGATCGTGGCCACCAAGTCGCCGTGGCCGCCGGTGGACGGCGGTCGGGTGGTGGTGCTCAACACCGTCGACGCGCTCGCCGCGGCCGGCCACCTGGTCACGCTGGTGGCCCCGGTCGATGCCGCGGCCGGCAGCGCCGCGGTGCAGGCGGCGCTCGGCGGCCGCTGCCGCGCCGAGCTGGTTCCGGTGCGGGCCCGCGCCGTGCCGGCGGCGGCGCTGTCCTCGGTGCTGCGCGGCCGTCCGCTCACCGTCGAGCGTCACCGCCTGTGGGAGGTCGAGGAGCGGGTGCGCCGGCTCCTCGCCGCCGAGAGCTTCGACGTGGTCCAGGCGGAGCAGGTGCAGGCGGTCGCCCAGGCGGCGCCGGCCGGTCGCGCCGGGGTCCCCCTGGTCTACCGTGCCCACAACGTCGAGAGCGCGCTGTGGACCTACGCGGCCGCCTTCGCCCGACCGCTGGCGGCGATGCTGCTCCGGCTGGAGGCGCGGCGACTGGCGGCGGCCGAGCGGGCGGCCGTCCGCCGTGCCGACGCGACCATCGTGCTCACCGAGCTCGACGCGGCGCCGATGCGCCGTGCGGTGGGCCCCGGCCCGCGAATCGAGCGCCTGCCGGTGCCGCACGCGGCCCGGCTGCCCGCAGCCGATGCCGCCCTCGCGGGGCGGCCGGCGGTGGTGACGCTGGCCAGCCCGAGCTGGATGCCCAGCCGCGAGACCGCCCTCCAGGTCGCCGCGCAGTGGTGGCCGGTGGTTCGCCGCCGGCTGCCGGGCGCGATCCTGCACTGCTTCGGCGGCGTCGACGGCGGCCCGCTGGAGGGCGTCGAGTGGCACGGAGCGCCGGCGGACAGCGCCGCGGCCTTCCCGCGCGACGCCGTGCTCGCGATCCCCGCCCGCCACCCGACCGGGGTGCCGGTGAAGGCGCTCGAGGCATGGGCGCGCGGGCTGCCTGTGGTCGCGTCCTCCGAGACGGCGGCAGCGCTCGAGGCCACGGCCGGCCGCGAGCTCGTGGTGGCGGACGGCCCGGAGGCCCTTGCCGAGGGCCTCGAGCGGCTGGTGGGCGACCCGGCGCTGCGCGCGAGGCTGGTCGAGGGCGGCCGCGCCCGTCTGCGCTCGCACCACGACCCGGCCATCGTCGCCGGGCGGCTCGCCGAGCTCTACCGGAGCCTCTGA
- a CDS encoding sulfatase: MPRSRTALAVAGLLGILACAPAPERQPPAGLAARFIVEESPEAPRPELLYDSAPVFSWSAASQDEAARWRPREVPSAPAPDGRPGRGEATGSTTVWERPLHIEADAVDRIELRFAGRPPGAVALSWAGTLRRYSTERSTEAEAHELSDGSGYSCGFDLQGHPWWTGRMTRVRFGPFAAQTRLPVIAVTGSRFVVDPDRLAAAASRPWKVELDHDARNALLVPPGLPAERRLQLPDGARLRFGYGLQRGVRVPVQFEVTVTTDGGDPQRVFARRLDARRGDGRRWHEAEVSLAGLGGRQVAVRLSTRAGPGFDPTRGLPAWANPEIVGGAAADRPNVVVVCLDTLRADRLSCYGHALPTSPRIDAWAAGRAALFSTVVATSPWTLPSHVSMFTGLDAVRHGVNHYRAAPASLEMLAERLREAGYATAAITGGGYLRPQFGLAQGFDRFVYWPRHDAERELAHGMRLAIDYLENRAAEPFFLFFHTYEVHYPHLHRQPYFDRLAAAAGGAPPSSRIEMRPHGWRRLRAPGDYFVAQRPGERDWRTPLTPAEVALVSLLYDSGVAYADAQVGRLIDRIDALGLAGRTVLIVTSDHGEALGEDGRAGHSYLEDYNVLVPLLVGLPDGRGGGRRIDRQVRLTDLAPTILDAAGVAAAPADGVSLLHLVDGAPPEVPAAAWTYAASSNRGLALRVDDRLKYTFNDAAWRQIHGEERLVDLERDPAERVNLAARDPRAAELRALTGATLLAQHRGPRLAIRNRGPHQLRGRLEGAFNAHDRLKASAAGGGTVRWRGPAPPTFAVGPGQELTLLLSSPDRDRAGIIAHLVAPDGRRGSPVAEWLDLSALERPLAVELGEDGDWRRIEGPAAPPGTGFLVWWEGGPPESASAPDGAVTEQLRALGYLE, from the coding sequence ATGCCTCGGTCGCGCACTGCCCTGGCCGTGGCCGGCCTGCTGGGCATCCTCGCCTGTGCTCCGGCTCCCGAGCGGCAACCGCCAGCCGGCCTTGCCGCGCGTTTTATCGTGGAGGAATCGCCCGAAGCTCCGCGGCCCGAGCTCCTCTACGACAGCGCCCCGGTGTTCAGCTGGAGTGCGGCAAGCCAGGACGAGGCCGCGCGCTGGCGGCCTCGCGAGGTGCCCTCGGCGCCCGCGCCCGACGGCCGCCCCGGGCGCGGCGAGGCCACCGGCTCGACCACCGTCTGGGAGCGCCCGCTGCACATCGAGGCCGACGCAGTCGACCGGATCGAGCTGCGGTTCGCGGGACGACCACCCGGTGCGGTGGCGCTCTCCTGGGCCGGCACACTGCGGCGCTATTCGACCGAGAGGTCGACCGAGGCCGAAGCGCACGAGCTGAGCGACGGCAGCGGCTACAGCTGCGGCTTCGATCTGCAGGGCCATCCCTGGTGGACCGGGCGGATGACGCGGGTGCGGTTCGGGCCGTTCGCAGCCCAGACCCGCCTGCCCGTCATCGCCGTGACCGGCTCGCGCTTTGTGGTCGACCCTGACCGGCTCGCGGCTGCCGCCTCCCGGCCCTGGAAGGTCGAGCTCGATCACGACGCCCGCAACGCGCTGCTCGTCCCGCCGGGCCTGCCGGCGGAGCGCCGGCTCCAGCTCCCAGACGGGGCTCGCCTCCGCTTCGGCTACGGGCTGCAGCGCGGCGTCCGCGTGCCCGTTCAGTTCGAGGTCACGGTGACCACGGACGGCGGCGACCCGCAGCGGGTGTTCGCGCGCCGTCTCGACGCGCGTCGCGGCGACGGTCGCCGCTGGCACGAGGCAGAGGTGTCGCTGGCCGGGCTCGGCGGTCGCCAGGTCGCAGTCCGCCTGTCAACTCGCGCCGGCCCGGGCTTCGACCCGACGCGCGGGCTGCCGGCGTGGGCCAACCCCGAGATCGTCGGCGGCGCTGCGGCCGATCGCCCCAACGTCGTGGTGGTGTGCCTGGACACCCTGCGCGCCGACCGGCTGTCGTGCTACGGCCACGCCCTGCCGACGTCGCCCCGGATCGATGCCTGGGCGGCCGGGCGCGCAGCGCTCTTCAGCACCGTCGTCGCCACCTCGCCGTGGACCCTGCCGTCGCACGTGTCGATGTTCACCGGCCTCGATGCGGTGCGCCACGGCGTCAACCACTACCGGGCCGCGCCGGCCTCGCTCGAGATGCTCGCCGAGCGGCTGCGCGAGGCCGGCTATGCGACCGCGGCGATCACGGGCGGCGGCTACCTCCGGCCCCAGTTCGGCCTCGCCCAGGGCTTCGATCGCTTCGTCTACTGGCCCCGCCACGACGCCGAGCGCGAGCTCGCTCACGGCATGCGGCTCGCCATCGACTATCTCGAGAACCGGGCCGCCGAGCCTTTCTTCCTCTTCTTCCACACCTACGAGGTGCACTACCCCCACTTGCACCGGCAGCCCTACTTCGACCGGCTCGCCGCCGCGGCGGGTGGCGCCCCCCCGTCCTCGCGCATCGAGATGAGGCCGCACGGCTGGCGCAGGCTGCGCGCTCCGGGCGACTACTTCGTGGCGCAGCGGCCGGGCGAGCGGGACTGGCGGACGCCTCTCACCCCCGCCGAGGTCGCCCTGGTCAGCCTGCTGTACGACAGCGGGGTCGCGTATGCCGATGCTCAGGTCGGACGGCTGATCGATCGCATCGACGCGCTGGGCCTCGCCGGCCGCACCGTGCTGATCGTCACCTCGGACCACGGCGAGGCGCTCGGCGAGGACGGGCGTGCCGGCCACTCCTACCTGGAGGACTACAACGTGCTGGTGCCGCTGCTGGTCGGCCTCCCGGACGGCCGGGGCGGCGGCCGCAGGATCGACCGGCAGGTCCGCCTGACCGACCTCGCCCCGACCATCCTCGACGCGGCCGGCGTGGCCGCGGCGCCGGCGGACGGCGTCTCGCTCCTCCACCTCGTCGACGGCGCCCCGCCCGAGGTGCCCGCGGCGGCGTGGACCTACGCAGCGTCGTCGAACCGGGGCCTCGCGCTGCGGGTCGACGACCGGCTGAAGTACACCTTCAACGACGCCGCGTGGCGGCAGATTCACGGCGAGGAACGGCTGGTGGACCTGGAGCGGGACCCTGCCGAGCGAGTCAACCTGGCGGCCCGCGACCCGCGCGCCGCCGAGCTCCGGGCGCTCACCGGCGCCACCTTGCTCGCCCAGCATCGCGGCCCCCGGCTGGCGATCCGCAACCGGGGACCGCACCAGCTGAGGGGACGGCTCGAGGGCGCGTTCAACGCCCATGACCGGCTCAAGGCGAGCGCGGCCGGAGGCGGCACCGTGCGCTGGCGGGGACCGGCGCCCCCGACCTTCGCCGTGGGCCCCGGGCAGGAGTTGACCCTGCTGCTCAGCTCGCCGGACCGCGACCGGGCAGGGATCATCGCCCATCTGGTGGCGCCGGACGGCCGGCGCGGCTCACCGGTCGCGGAGTGGCTCGACCTGTCGGCCCTTGAGCGGCCGCTGGCGGTCGAGCTCGGGGAGGACGGCGACTGGCGCCGGATCGAAGGCCCGGCCGCGCCACCGGGCACCGGTTTCCTGGTCTGGTGGGAGGGCGGACCGCCCGAGTCGGCGAGCGCACCTGACGGCGCCGTGACCGAGCAGCTCCGGGCGCTCGGCTACCTCGAGTAG
- a CDS encoding ABC transporter ATP-binding protein, translating to MAEPLLTASGLCRTYPARSAGSGRLVALDGVDLWLERGGSLGVVGESGAGKSTLARLLLALERPDAGVVTFDGREISAMRAARVRPLRRRFQAVFQDPLASLNPRLAVGTSIAEPLVAFAIGDAAQRRRRVTELLAAVGLPEDAARRRPGAFSGGERQRVAIARALASDPELLVLDEPVSALDAGVRGQVLALIGRLRAGRRLALVLIAHDLAVVRRLCDRVAVLYRGVVVEEGPVTEVLARPAHPYTAMLRAAAPAPDPAWRPPPTPAPANSSWPATACRFAPRCPHAAGACAREPELEGLGPDRRVRCWFPHPTTEGSGVGE from the coding sequence ATGGCTGAGCCGCTGCTCACGGCCTCCGGCTTGTGCCGCACCTATCCGGCGCGCAGCGCCGGCTCGGGCCGGCTGGTGGCGCTCGACGGCGTCGATCTCTGGCTCGAGCGGGGCGGCTCGCTCGGCGTGGTCGGCGAGTCCGGAGCCGGCAAGTCCACCCTGGCGCGGCTGCTGCTCGCACTCGAGCGGCCCGACGCCGGAGTCGTGACCTTCGACGGCCGGGAGATCAGCGCGATGCGCGCGGCCCGGGTACGGCCGCTGCGCCGTCGCTTCCAGGCCGTCTTCCAGGACCCGCTCGCCTCGCTCAACCCGAGGCTGGCGGTCGGCACCAGCATCGCGGAGCCGCTGGTCGCGTTCGCCATCGGGGATGCGGCGCAGCGGCGCCGGCGGGTGACGGAGCTGCTGGCCGCGGTCGGGCTTCCGGAGGACGCCGCTCGGCGCCGGCCCGGCGCCTTTTCCGGTGGCGAGCGCCAGCGGGTGGCGATCGCCCGCGCCCTCGCCAGCGACCCGGAGCTGCTCGTGCTCGACGAGCCGGTATCGGCGCTGGATGCCGGGGTCCGGGGACAGGTCCTGGCGCTGATCGGCAGGCTGCGCGCCGGCCGCCGACTGGCCCTCGTGCTGATCGCCCACGACCTCGCGGTGGTCCGGCGCCTGTGCGACCGCGTCGCCGTGCTCTACCGCGGCGTGGTGGTCGAGGAGGGGCCCGTGACCGAGGTGCTCGCACGTCCCGCCCACCCCTACACCGCGATGCTGCGGGCGGCTGCGCCCGCGCCCGACCCGGCGTGGCGGCCGCCGCCGACGCCGGCTCCGGCAAACTCCAGCTGGCCCGCGACCGCCTGCCGCTTCGCGCCGCGCTGCCCGCACGCGGCCGGGGCCTGCGCCCGCGAGCCGGAGCTCGAAGGCCTCGGTCCGGATCGCCGGGTGCGGTGCTGGTTTCCCCACCCGACCACCGAGGGGTCAGGGGTTGGGGAATAG
- a CDS encoding ABC transporter ATP-binding protein: MDTPAIEFRDVSLRYRLLAERGIVTLKEWVIRRLTTVMTYQELAALSAVSFSLQSGRALGIVGHNGAGKSTLLRVAGGILVPTEGEAVIRGRIAPIIELGLGFEAELSGRENIFFNGALLGRSRSEMQERFDEIVDFSELGEFIDQPIRTYSTGMVARLAFAIATTVDAHILLLDEVLSVGDEHFRRKSKDRIDSFRRAGVTILVVSHDLDAVEKMCDDVLWLEHGVIRRSGPAKEVVTAYRTSMNPGQAEPGVGGTVRPAAT; this comes from the coding sequence ATGGACACGCCGGCGATCGAGTTCCGCGACGTCTCCCTGCGCTACCGGCTGCTGGCCGAGCGCGGCATCGTGACCCTCAAGGAGTGGGTGATCCGCCGCCTGACGACGGTGATGACCTACCAGGAGCTGGCGGCCCTGTCGGCCGTCAGCTTCTCGCTGCAGAGCGGGCGGGCTCTCGGCATCGTCGGCCACAACGGCGCCGGCAAGTCGACGCTGCTGCGGGTCGCCGGCGGCATCCTGGTCCCCACCGAGGGCGAGGCGGTCATCCGCGGCCGGATCGCGCCCATCATCGAGCTCGGCCTCGGCTTCGAGGCGGAGCTGTCCGGCCGCGAGAACATCTTCTTCAACGGGGCGCTGCTCGGCCGCTCGCGCAGCGAGATGCAGGAGCGCTTCGACGAGATCGTCGACTTCTCGGAGCTCGGCGAGTTCATCGACCAGCCGATCCGGACCTACTCGACCGGGATGGTCGCCCGCCTGGCGTTCGCGATCGCGACCACGGTCGACGCGCACATCCTGCTGCTCGACGAGGTGCTGTCGGTGGGTGACGAGCACTTCCGCCGCAAGAGCAAGGACCGGATCGACAGCTTCCGCCGCGCCGGGGTGACGATCCTGGTGGTGTCGCACGACCTCGACGCGGTCGAGAAGATGTGCGACGACGTGCTGTGGCTCGAGCACGGCGTCATCCGGCGCTCCGGCCCGGCGAAGGAGGTCGTGACGGCCTACCGGACGTCGATGAACCCGGGGCAGGCCGAGCCGGGCGTCGGCGGGACGGTGCGGCCGGCGGCGACATGA
- a CDS encoding glycosyltransferase, with protein sequence MSGGPCLSVVIPTRDRRRLLEQTLAALDRQRELPCPFEVVVVDDGSTDGTGEWLQLAQFGGFTLQQIATRPGGPARARNLAIRRAAAPRVLLLGDDTVPAKDLLAAHLAAAAGRDVAVQGRIDWDPARPVTEVMRFLAPAGPQFWFEGLGDGGPVPFSAVLASNLSAPTRWFREEPFDERFTEACLEDTELAWRWQQRGWPAVYSATAVCWHRHHYDRIEPFLDRQRRAGRWARLAAAIHPALRWRVALQPIAFAAVSALRVALRWRRRDLWDLRCRLAFAKGYLSRPRPGVDGEG encoded by the coding sequence ATGAGCGGCGGCCCGTGCCTGTCGGTGGTCATCCCGACCCGCGACCGGCGCCGGCTCCTGGAGCAGACCCTCGCGGCCCTCGACCGACAGCGCGAGCTGCCGTGCCCATTCGAGGTCGTGGTGGTCGACGACGGCTCGACCGATGGCACCGGCGAGTGGCTCCAGCTCGCCCAGTTCGGCGGCTTCACCCTCCAGCAGATCGCCACCCGTCCGGGCGGGCCGGCTCGGGCGCGCAACCTCGCGATCCGGCGCGCGGCGGCGCCGCGGGTGCTCCTGCTCGGCGACGACACCGTCCCGGCGAAGGACCTGCTCGCCGCCCACCTCGCGGCGGCCGCGGGCCGCGACGTCGCGGTGCAGGGCCGGATCGACTGGGACCCGGCGCGCCCGGTCACCGAGGTCATGCGCTTCCTGGCGCCGGCCGGCCCGCAGTTCTGGTTCGAGGGCCTGGGCGACGGCGGTCCAGTGCCGTTCAGCGCGGTGCTCGCCTCCAACCTGTCGGCGCCGACGAGGTGGTTCCGTGAGGAGCCCTTCGACGAGCGCTTCACCGAGGCCTGCCTCGAGGACACCGAGCTGGCGTGGCGCTGGCAGCAGCGCGGCTGGCCGGCGGTCTACAGCGCGACCGCGGTCTGCTGGCACCGCCACCACTACGACCGCATCGAGCCCTTCCTCGATCGCCAGCGCCGGGCCGGCCGGTGGGCCCGGCTGGCAGCGGCGATCCACCCGGCCCTGCGGTGGCGGGTGGCGCTGCAGCCGATCGCGTTCGCCGCGGTGTCCGCCCTGCGGGTCGCGCTGCGCTGGCGGCGCCGGGACCTGTGGGACCTGAGGTGCCGGCTGGCGTTCGCGAAGGGATACCTCTCGCGCCCCCGCCCCGGCGTCGACGGCGAGGGTTGA
- a CDS encoding glycosyltransferase has product MSGPPLASAGSAPRLSVVIPTCDTRELTLRCLQSVVAGAPGCQVIVVDDGSGDGTAAAIARARPAVEVLVNERREGFSRAANRGLAAAAGELLLLLNSDTEITDGSLSALESAFARDSQLGVAGAELRFPDGAPQWGAGLEPTPGWLFAQASGLPALLGRLPGYRRLRPPGRGPEARVDWVSGAAMAMRRSVWEAVGPLDERYRFYCQDLDLCLAARDLGWRVAVVAGFVVVHHHGATISAGGGSAAPYHPELMWTDLVRFADKRRGPAAARRATAALRAGARLRLLGRALAAPLVARARRGQWQRDTAAFAAGLQALQRLR; this is encoded by the coding sequence GTGAGCGGCCCACCGCTCGCGAGCGCCGGGAGCGCCCCTCGCCTGTCGGTCGTCATCCCGACCTGCGACACTCGCGAGCTGACGCTGCGCTGCCTCCAATCAGTGGTGGCGGGTGCACCGGGCTGCCAGGTGATCGTGGTCGACGACGGCTCCGGTGACGGCACGGCCGCAGCGATCGCGCGCGCCCGTCCGGCGGTCGAGGTGCTCGTCAACGAGCGGCGAGAGGGCTTCTCACGGGCCGCCAACCGGGGCCTTGCCGCCGCCGCCGGCGAGCTGCTGCTGCTGCTCAACAGCGACACCGAGATCACCGACGGGTCGCTTTCAGCCCTCGAGTCCGCCTTCGCACGCGACTCGCAGCTCGGGGTCGCCGGCGCCGAGCTGCGCTTCCCGGACGGCGCTCCGCAGTGGGGCGCCGGCCTCGAGCCGACGCCGGGCTGGCTCTTCGCCCAGGCCTCGGGCCTGCCGGCGCTGCTCGGCCGCCTCCCCGGCTACCGGCGGCTGCGGCCGCCCGGCCGCGGCCCCGAGGCGCGGGTCGACTGGGTTTCCGGCGCGGCGATGGCGATGCGGCGGTCGGTCTGGGAGGCGGTCGGGCCGCTCGACGAGCGCTACCGCTTCTACTGCCAGGACCTCGACCTGTGCCTCGCCGCCCGCGATCTCGGCTGGCGGGTGGCCGTGGTCGCCGGCTTCGTGGTCGTCCACCACCACGGCGCCACCATCAGCGCCGGCGGCGGCTCGGCGGCTCCCTACCACCCGGAGCTGATGTGGACCGATCTGGTGCGCTTCGCCGACAAACGCCGCGGACCGGCCGCCGCCCGCCGGGCCACGGCCGCGCTGCGCGCGGGCGCCCGGCTGCGGCTGCTCGGCCGGGCGCTCGCCGCGCCGCTAGTCGCCCGTGCCCGCCGCGGCCAGTGGCAGCGTGACACCGCGGCCTTTGCCGCCGGGCTGCAGGCGCTTCAGAGGCTCCGGTAG
- a CDS encoding ABC transporter permease gives MSTSAVPILYNTATQRLNPIRDIRELLQYWNLIANLVQRDLTVRYKRSVFGFLWTMLNPLLLMIILTVVFSSVFRFEGIEHYPIYFLSEYLVFGFFAQTTVQSMTTLAWHGSLMKRVRVPKSIFAVSTTLSGLVNLCLAYIPLFLIMLLTGSPVGWAVLFLPVALLIIAAFTLGISLMLSALAIYFEDVSHMYQVATVGLMYMTPIIYPISIVPYKWLWVIRVNPLTHLFKLARDPIYQCSLPGLHVVGASVASAVVALVVGWVVFHRLARGFYLHL, from the coding sequence ATGTCGACATCCGCCGTCCCGATTCTGTACAACACCGCGACGCAGCGCCTGAACCCGATCCGCGACATCCGCGAGCTCCTGCAGTACTGGAACCTGATCGCCAACCTGGTGCAGCGCGACCTGACGGTGCGCTACAAGCGGTCGGTCTTCGGGTTTCTGTGGACGATGCTCAACCCGCTGCTGCTGATGATCATCCTGACCGTGGTGTTCTCGTCGGTGTTCCGATTCGAGGGCATCGAGCACTACCCGATCTACTTCCTGTCCGAGTACCTGGTGTTCGGGTTCTTCGCGCAGACCACGGTCCAGTCGATGACCACGCTGGCGTGGCACGGCTCGCTGATGAAGCGGGTCCGGGTGCCGAAGTCGATCTTCGCCGTCTCGACCACCCTGTCGGGGCTGGTCAACCTCTGCCTGGCCTACATCCCGCTGTTCCTGATCATGCTCTTGACCGGGTCGCCGGTCGGCTGGGCGGTGCTGTTCCTGCCGGTGGCCCTCCTGATCATCGCCGCCTTCACCCTCGGGATATCCCTGATGCTGTCCGCGCTCGCGATCTACTTCGAGGACGTGTCCCACATGTACCAGGTCGCCACGGTCGGCCTGATGTACATGACGCCTATCATCTACCCGATCTCGATCGTCCCCTACAAGTGGCTCTGGGTGATCCGCGTCAACCCACTGACTCACCTCTTCAAGCTCGCCCGCGACCCCATCTATCAATGCTCGCTGCCCGGCCTCCACGTGGTCGGCGCCTCGGTGGCCTCGGCGGTCGTGGCGCTGGTGGTGGGGTGGGTGGTGTTCCACCGCCTCGCTCGAGGCTTCTACCTCCACCTGTGA